The Mus musculus strain C57BL/6J chromosome 2, GRCm38.p6 C57BL/6J genome has a window encoding:
- the Phgr1 gene encoding proline, histidine and glycine-rich protein 1: MHPGGKGHCGPPPGHGPGHCHEGHHPPGPGGPHPGHGPGHCPGGHHPPGHGGPSHGHGPGHCPGGHHPPGHGGPSHGHGPGHCPGGHHPPGHGGPSHGHGPGHCGPHPGPHH, from the exons ATGCATCCAG GTGGCAAG GGGCATTGTGGGCCACCCCCTGGCCATGGTCCGGGACACTGTCATGAGGGACATCACCCTCCAGGACCTGGTGGTCCACACCCTGGCCATGGCCCAGGACACTGTCCTGGAGGACATCACCCTCCAGGACATGGTGGCCCATCCCATGGCCATGGCCCAGGGCACTGTCCTGGAGGACATCACCCTCCAGGACATGGTGGCCCATCCCATGGCCATGGCCCAGGGCACTGTCCTGGAGGACATCACCCTccagggcatggtggcccatCCCATGGCCATGGCCCAGGGCACTGTGGCCCTCACCCTGGTCCACATCACTGA